In a single window of the Thermus amyloliquefaciens genome:
- a CDS encoding cytochrome P450, giving the protein MTATLNLKEALPDLRRLREDPLATLLSWGRAFPRLRLPLPGMPLHLVFDPEGVERVLLGPDVKATFQYRELSRLTGRGLLTDWGEAYKAARKALKDPFLPKAVAAYRPALEEEAEAFFAPWRPGERRDLDREMLHLSLRFLGRALWGRPLPEGIAELALSALERIIARMQNPFSRLDLLAEVRFQKHKKALEAAALPLLQTPPLSSLPRKRALAEAKTLLVAGHETTASALSWTLYLLSHRPDWQEKVAQSEAHALAAFQEALRLYPPAWILTRKAEAPWDLGKEGVPAGTTLVLSPYVTHRLYFPEGEAFLPERFLGQRGTPSGRYFPFGLGKRLCLGRDFALLEGPVALMAFFRRFRLAPLPEPRVHAGVTLRPQGGLWVTLEGA; this is encoded by the coding sequence ATGACCGCCACCTTGAACCTCAAAGAGGCCCTGCCCGACCTGAGGCGGCTCCGGGAAGACCCCCTCGCCACCCTCCTCTCCTGGGGCCGGGCCTTCCCCCGCCTGCGGCTCCCCCTCCCCGGGATGCCCCTCCACCTGGTCTTTGACCCGGAAGGGGTGGAGCGGGTCCTCCTGGGGCCGGACGTGAAGGCCACCTTCCAGTACCGGGAGCTCTCCCGGCTCACGGGCCGGGGCCTCCTCACCGACTGGGGGGAGGCCTACAAGGCGGCCCGCAAGGCCCTCAAGGACCCCTTCCTGCCCAAGGCGGTGGCCGCCTACCGCCCGGCCCTCGAGGAGGAGGCCGAGGCCTTCTTCGCCCCCTGGAGGCCGGGGGAGAGGCGGGATTTGGACCGGGAGATGCTCCACCTCTCCCTGCGCTTCCTGGGCCGGGCCCTTTGGGGCCGGCCCCTCCCCGAGGGGATCGCCGAGCTGGCCCTTTCCGCCCTGGAACGGATCATCGCCAGGATGCAAAACCCCTTCTCCCGGCTGGACCTCCTGGCGGAGGTGCGTTTCCAAAAGCACAAAAAGGCCCTCGAGGCGGCGGCCCTCCCCCTCCTGCAAACCCCCCCCCTCTCCTCCCTTCCCCGGAAGAGGGCCCTGGCCGAGGCCAAGACCCTCCTGGTGGCGGGGCACGAGACCACGGCCAGCGCCCTCTCCTGGACCCTCTACCTCCTCTCCCACAGGCCCGACTGGCAGGAAAAGGTGGCCCAAAGCGAGGCCCACGCCCTGGCCGCCTTCCAGGAGGCCCTAAGGCTCTACCCCCCCGCCTGGATCCTGACCCGGAAGGCGGAGGCCCCCTGGGACCTGGGGAAGGAAGGGGTGCCCGCGGGAACCACCCTGGTCCTCTCCCCCTACGTGACCCACCGCCTCTACTTCCCCGAGGGGGAGGCCTTCCTGCCCGAGCGCTTCCTGGGGCAAAGGGGCACCCCTTCCGGGCGGTACTTCCCCTTCGGCCTGGGCAAGAGGCTCTGCCTGGGGCGGGACTTCGCCCTCCTGGAAGGCCCCGTGGCCCTCATGGCCTTCTTCCGCCGCTTCCGCCTCGCCCCCCTTCCCGAGCCTCGAGTGCACGCCGGGGTCACCCTGCGGCCCCAAGGGGGCCTGTGGGTTACCTTGGAGGGGGCATGA
- a CDS encoding lycopene cyclase domain-containing protein yields the protein MTYLQFHLVFLLPPLLLLLLWARPRPPRRLAYLLMPLIALLYTTPWDNYLVWKGVWGYPEGRVLFRIGYVPLEEYLFFLLQPLLTGALLLRLAGEPPSPGPGLARVVGGGFWLLLTASGVMLLALGGPYLYLGLILAYFSPVFLLQWAFGGDLLLAWRRPLLLGVLLPTLYLWFADLWAIAREGIWWISEAYTLGVKPCGLPLEEMVFFLFTNLAVVQGLLLAWHPEALRRLR from the coding sequence ATGACCTACCTGCAGTTCCACCTGGTCTTCCTCCTGCCCCCCCTCCTCCTGCTCCTCCTCTGGGCCCGGCCCAGGCCTCCAAGGCGCCTCGCCTACCTCCTCATGCCCCTCATCGCCCTCCTCTACACCACCCCCTGGGACAACTACCTGGTCTGGAAGGGGGTCTGGGGCTACCCCGAGGGGCGGGTCCTCTTCCGCATCGGGTACGTGCCCCTGGAGGAATACCTCTTCTTCCTCCTCCAGCCCCTCCTCACCGGGGCCCTCCTCCTCCGCCTGGCGGGGGAGCCCCCAAGCCCGGGCCCGGGCCTCGCCCGGGTGGTGGGCGGAGGCTTCTGGCTCCTCCTGACCGCCTCGGGCGTGATGCTCCTGGCCCTGGGGGGCCCCTACCTCTACCTGGGCCTCATCCTGGCCTACTTCTCCCCCGTCTTCCTGTTGCAGTGGGCCTTCGGGGGGGATCTCCTCCTGGCCTGGCGCAGGCCTCTTCTCCTTGGGGTCCTCCTCCCCACCCTCTACCTCTGGTTCGCCGACCTCTGGGCCATCGCCCGGGAGGGGATCTGGTGGATCTCCGAGGCCTACACCCTGGGGGTGAAGCCCTGCGGCCTGCCCCTGGAGGAGATGGTCTTCTTCCTCTTCACCAACCTGGCGGTGGTGCAGGGCCTCCTCCTGGCCTGGCACCCCGAGGCCCTGAGGCGCCTGCGATGA
- a CDS encoding lysophospholipid acyltransferase family protein — MRLSPKRPFARLLKALVEGILWASLQRSLRGVYLRGEVPPGPLVLIMNHHSYFDGHLVWLLGRRHRRPLSLLVAEENLRAFPILALAGALEAGRVREALRRLGREEWVAVFPEGEMRYPGPLGPLRPGAAWLSARAGVPLLPVACRVVLRGFEHPEAFLWVGEPLPPGDDPSRPLGELLAHLDALLARTHPRQVPEGFREVLRGRRSLEERVRPLVEALKRL; from the coding sequence ATGAGGCTTAGCCCAAAACGCCCCTTTGCCCGCCTGCTCAAAGCCCTGGTGGAGGGCATACTCTGGGCTTCCCTCCAGCGAAGCCTCCGGGGGGTCTACCTCAGGGGAGAGGTGCCGCCCGGTCCCCTGGTCCTCATCATGAACCACCACAGCTACTTTGACGGCCACCTGGTCTGGCTGCTGGGGAGGCGCCACCGCCGCCCCTTGAGCCTCTTGGTGGCGGAGGAGAACCTGAGGGCCTTCCCCATCCTGGCCCTGGCGGGAGCCCTGGAGGCAGGGCGGGTGCGGGAGGCCTTGCGCCGCCTAGGGCGGGAAGAGTGGGTGGCGGTCTTCCCCGAGGGGGAGATGCGCTACCCCGGCCCCCTGGGCCCCTTACGCCCGGGGGCGGCCTGGCTCTCCGCCCGGGCCGGGGTGCCCCTTCTCCCCGTGGCCTGCCGGGTGGTCCTCAGGGGCTTTGAGCACCCCGAGGCCTTCCTCTGGGTGGGGGAACCCCTCCCCCCGGGGGACGACCCCTCCAGGCCCCTGGGGGAACTCCTGGCCCACCTGGATGCCCTCCTGGCCCGGACCCACCCCCGCCAGGTCCCCGAGGGCTTCCGGGAAGTCCTACGGGGGCGGCGGAGCCTGGAGGAGCGGGTGCGCCCCCTGGTGGAGGCCCTAAAGCGGCTATGA
- a CDS encoding glycosyltransferase: MNPFQAFDFFFGVFLFLLLRWLALLHNLLRFPRLGPRPTPAHPSVSLLVPARNEAENLRRTLPTLLRQGALEVLVLDDGSEDGTAEVALELGRGQPGFRLLKGKPLPPGWTGKNWACWQLAQEARGEVLVFTDADVRWREGALGGLLGALEGVDLLSALPQQEAQGLWVAATVPFVMGGLFSFLPHPLLEALRVANGQVLAFRREAYFAQGGHQAVRGEVLEDVALARRAHRFRLALGTALFSVEMYRSYREVVEGFSKNFLEIHLKNPAVLLGSAFYHLSLYTLPWLLGRWDLGALGLLERLVAQRALGGTPWQALLTPLAPVLLLPVYLRALLPGKRWKGRAV, from the coding sequence ATGAACCCCTTCCAGGCCTTTGACTTCTTCTTCGGGGTCTTCCTCTTCCTCCTCCTGCGCTGGCTGGCCCTCCTCCACAACCTCCTCCGCTTCCCCCGCCTGGGGCCCAGGCCCACCCCCGCCCACCCCTCGGTCTCCCTCCTGGTCCCGGCCCGGAACGAGGCGGAAAACCTGAGGCGCACCCTCCCCACCCTCCTGCGGCAGGGCGCCCTGGAGGTCCTGGTCCTGGACGACGGCTCGGAGGACGGAACGGCGGAGGTGGCCCTGGAGCTGGGAAGGGGCCAACCGGGCTTCCGCCTCCTAAAGGGCAAGCCCCTCCCCCCGGGGTGGACCGGCAAGAACTGGGCCTGCTGGCAGCTGGCCCAGGAGGCCCGGGGGGAGGTCCTGGTCTTCACCGACGCGGACGTGCGCTGGCGGGAGGGGGCCCTGGGGGGGTTGTTGGGGGCTCTGGAGGGGGTGGATCTCCTCTCCGCCCTGCCCCAACAGGAGGCCCAGGGGCTTTGGGTGGCGGCCACGGTGCCCTTCGTGATGGGGGGCCTCTTTTCCTTCCTGCCCCATCCCCTGCTGGAGGCCCTGCGGGTGGCCAACGGCCAGGTGCTGGCCTTCCGCCGGGAGGCCTACTTCGCCCAAGGAGGCCACCAGGCGGTACGGGGCGAGGTGCTGGAGGACGTGGCCCTGGCAAGGCGGGCGCATAGGTTCCGCCTGGCCCTGGGCACGGCCCTTTTTTCCGTGGAGATGTACCGCAGCTACCGGGAGGTGGTGGAGGGGTTTAGCAAGAACTTCCTGGAAATCCACCTCAAGAACCCCGCGGTCCTCCTGGGAAGCGCCTTCTACCACCTTTCCCTCTACACCCTCCCCTGGCTCCTCGGGCGCTGGGACCTGGGGGCGCTGGGGCTCCTGGAGCGCCTCGTGGCCCAAAGGGCCCTGGGGGGAACCCCCTGGCAGGCCCTCCTCACCCCCTTGGCCCCGGTCCTCCTCCTCCCCGTCTACCTCCGGGCCCTCCTCCCGGGCAAGCGGTGGAAGGGGCGGGCGGTTTAG
- the crtI gene encoding phytoene desaturase family protein, with protein sequence MRAIVIGSGVGGLSAAIRLAAMGLEVLVLEKLDGPGGRARVHRAEGFTFDMGPTVITVPQFLEDLFATRPGEPRLYPDFPQEEGLRHTPRYVEIVPLDPFYRIHFPDGTHFDYNNDREHLLGEIRRLAPEDLEGYLRFEEAARAIFQRGFLELGFTHFGSLLDLLKVAPDLLRLDAVRPLFSFVKKYFQNPKMRRVFSFESLLIGGNPLSVPAIYTMIHFVERHWGVHFAMGGTGALVRGLVRKLEELGGRIRYGAPVRRILTRNRKAVGVVLESGERLDADLVVSNADYVHTYGELLAPEDRRWHGDWRLRRTRLSMSLFVAYFGFRARGDEGERLRHHNVLLSERYEGLLQDIFGRKVLPEDFAHYLHLPTLTDPSLAPPGHHAAYTLVPVPHNGSGLDWRELGPRYLEKALRYLDEAGYLPGLMDRLVYTHFITPDYFQWTLNSHLGNAFGPEPVLWQTASFRPHNRSEDVKGLYLVGQSYQPGAGLPSVMMSAKMTARLIAHDLGLERAPKALLEAAP encoded by the coding sequence ATGCGGGCCATCGTCATTGGAAGCGGGGTGGGCGGGCTTTCCGCCGCCATTCGCCTGGCGGCCATGGGCCTCGAGGTCCTGGTCCTGGAGAAGCTGGACGGCCCCGGGGGCCGGGCCCGGGTGCACCGGGCGGAGGGCTTCACCTTTGACATGGGCCCCACGGTGATCACCGTGCCCCAGTTTTTGGAGGACCTCTTCGCCACCCGTCCCGGGGAGCCCCGGCTCTACCCCGACTTTCCCCAGGAGGAGGGCCTTCGGCACACCCCGCGGTACGTGGAGATCGTCCCCTTAGACCCCTTCTACCGCATCCACTTCCCCGACGGCACCCACTTTGACTACAACAACGACCGGGAGCACCTCCTCGGGGAGATCCGGCGCCTGGCCCCGGAGGACCTGGAGGGCTACCTCCGCTTTGAGGAGGCGGCCCGGGCCATCTTCCAGCGGGGCTTCTTGGAGCTGGGCTTCACCCACTTCGGAAGCCTCCTGGACCTCCTCAAGGTGGCCCCTGACCTCCTCAGGCTGGATGCGGTCCGCCCCCTCTTCTCCTTCGTGAAGAAGTACTTCCAAAACCCCAAGATGCGCCGGGTCTTCTCCTTTGAAAGCCTCCTCATCGGCGGGAACCCCCTCTCGGTCCCCGCCATCTACACCATGATCCACTTCGTGGAGCGCCACTGGGGGGTGCACTTCGCCATGGGGGGCACGGGCGCCCTGGTGCGGGGGCTGGTGCGCAAGCTGGAGGAGCTGGGAGGGCGGATCCGCTACGGGGCCCCCGTGCGCCGCATCCTCACCCGAAACCGCAAGGCGGTGGGGGTGGTCCTGGAAAGCGGCGAGCGCCTAGACGCCGACCTGGTGGTCTCCAACGCCGACTACGTGCACACCTACGGGGAGCTCCTGGCCCCGGAGGACCGACGCTGGCACGGCGACTGGCGCCTTAGGCGCACCCGGCTTTCCATGAGCCTCTTCGTGGCCTACTTCGGCTTCCGGGCCCGGGGGGACGAGGGCGAAAGGCTCCGCCACCACAACGTCCTCCTCTCGGAGCGCTACGAGGGGCTCCTGCAGGACATCTTCGGGCGGAAGGTCCTCCCTGAGGACTTCGCCCACTACCTCCACCTGCCCACCCTCACCGACCCCTCCCTGGCCCCCCCGGGGCACCACGCCGCCTACACCCTGGTGCCCGTGCCCCACAACGGGAGCGGCCTGGACTGGCGGGAGCTCGGGCCCCGCTACCTGGAGAAGGCCCTGAGGTACCTGGACGAGGCGGGCTACCTGCCCGGGCTCATGGACCGCCTGGTCTACACCCACTTCATCACCCCGGACTACTTCCAATGGACCCTGAACAGCCACCTGGGCAACGCCTTCGGCCCCGAACCCGTGCTCTGGCAGACGGCCTCTTTCCGGCCCCACAACCGCTCGGAGGACGTCAAGGGCCTCTACCTGGTGGGCCAGAGCTACCAGCCGGGGGCGGGGCTTCCCAGCGTGATGATGTCCGCCAAGATGACCGCCAGGCTCATCGCCCACGACCTGGGCCTGGAGCGGGCGCCCAAAGCCCTCCTGGAGGCCGCGCCTTGA
- the fni gene encoding type 2 isopentenyl-diphosphate Delta-isomerase, with protein sequence MSTLKRKRKHLEACLEGEVAYQRTTTGLEGYRLRYQALAGLALGQVDLTTPFLGKVLKAPFLIGAMTGGEAMGERINLALAEAAETLGVGMMLGSGRIVLERPEALRSFRVRKVAPKVLLIANLGLAQLRRYGRDDLLRLVEMLEADALALHVNPLQEAVQGGDTDFRGLLERLQALLPLPFPVLVKEVGHGLSREAALALKGLPLAAVDVAGAGGTSWARVEEWVRYGEVRHPELCEIGIPTARAIQEVREVLPEVPLIASGGIYTGTEAVKALALGADLVAVARPLLRPALEGPEAVAAFLEDYLMEMRTALFAIGARTPKEARGRIEPWPPRWSSDP encoded by the coding sequence TTGAGCACCCTGAAGCGGAAGCGGAAGCACCTGGAGGCCTGCCTGGAGGGCGAGGTGGCCTACCAGAGGACCACCACGGGCCTCGAGGGCTACCGCCTCCGCTACCAGGCCCTGGCGGGCCTGGCCCTGGGCCAGGTGGACCTCACCACCCCCTTTTTGGGCAAGGTCCTGAAGGCCCCCTTCCTCATCGGGGCCATGACCGGGGGGGAGGCCATGGGCGAGCGGATCAACCTGGCCCTGGCCGAGGCGGCGGAGACCCTGGGGGTGGGGATGATGCTGGGCTCAGGGCGCATCGTCCTGGAAAGGCCCGAGGCCCTCCGGAGCTTCCGGGTGCGCAAGGTGGCCCCAAAGGTACTCCTCATCGCCAACCTGGGCCTGGCCCAGCTCCGGCGCTACGGCCGGGACGACCTCCTCCGCCTGGTGGAGATGCTGGAGGCGGACGCCTTGGCCCTGCACGTGAACCCCCTGCAGGAGGCGGTGCAAGGGGGGGACACGGACTTCCGGGGGCTTTTGGAACGCCTGCAAGCCCTTCTTCCCCTCCCCTTCCCCGTGCTGGTGAAGGAGGTGGGCCACGGGCTTTCCCGGGAGGCGGCCTTGGCCCTAAAGGGGCTCCCCCTGGCGGCGGTGGACGTGGCCGGGGCCGGGGGGACGAGCTGGGCCAGGGTGGAGGAGTGGGTGCGCTATGGGGAGGTGCGCCACCCGGAGCTCTGCGAGATCGGCATCCCCACGGCAAGGGCCATCCAGGAGGTGCGGGAGGTCCTCCCCGAGGTGCCCCTCATCGCCTCCGGGGGGATCTACACGGGCACGGAGGCGGTGAAGGCCCTGGCCCTGGGCGCCGACCTGGTGGCGGTGGCAAGGCCCCTCCTGAGGCCGGCCCTGGAGGGCCCGGAGGCCGTGGCCGCCTTCCTGGAGGATTACCTCATGGAGATGCGCACCGCCCTCTTCGCCATCGGGGCCAGGACCCCAAAGGAGGCCCGGGGGCGGATTGAGCCATGGCCGCCTAGGTGGTCCTCAGATCCATGA
- a CDS encoding YbgA family protein: MEPFWPRPRVVVSACLGFAAVRYSGELIPDRMVAALGKHLDFVPVCPEVAIGLGVPRPPVRLVREGEGVRMVQPLTGEDLTERMEAFSQGFLASLGQVEGFILKNRSPSCALKDAKVYAYPDRGGAVARGPGLFARAVEEAFPLLPKEDEGRLTNARLRAHFLMRIFALARLRRVQDLPGLMAFHARYKLLLHAHHQAEARALGRLLAEGKGRPFAELRQAYEEGFLRATRLPFRLPSMADALLHAFGHFKGILSPKEKAHFLDLLADFREERVPLEAPLALLRSWALRFGEGYLEGQALFEPYPRALMDLRTT, encoded by the coding sequence ATGGAGCCTTTCTGGCCGAGGCCCAGGGTGGTGGTGAGCGCCTGTTTGGGCTTTGCCGCGGTGCGCTATTCAGGGGAGCTGATACCCGATCGGATGGTGGCTGCCTTGGGGAAGCATCTGGATTTTGTCCCCGTGTGTCCCGAGGTGGCCATCGGCCTGGGGGTGCCGAGGCCCCCGGTGCGCCTGGTGCGGGAAGGGGAGGGGGTGCGCATGGTCCAGCCCCTCACGGGGGAGGACCTAACCGAGAGGATGGAGGCCTTCAGCCAGGGGTTTCTCGCCTCCTTGGGGCAGGTGGAGGGGTTCATCCTGAAAAACCGCTCCCCCTCCTGCGCCCTCAAGGACGCCAAGGTGTACGCCTACCCCGATCGGGGAGGGGCGGTGGCCCGGGGGCCTGGGCTTTTTGCCCGGGCGGTGGAGGAGGCCTTTCCCCTCCTACCCAAGGAGGACGAAGGGCGGCTCACCAACGCCCGCCTTCGGGCCCACTTTCTCATGCGGATCTTTGCCCTGGCCCGGCTGCGGCGGGTGCAGGACCTCCCCGGCCTCATGGCCTTCCATGCCCGCTACAAGCTCCTCCTCCACGCCCATCACCAGGCGGAGGCCCGGGCCTTGGGCCGGCTCCTGGCGGAGGGGAAGGGCAGGCCCTTTGCGGAACTCCGCCAGGCCTACGAGGAGGGGTTTTTGCGGGCCACCCGGCTTCCCTTCCGCTTGCCCTCCATGGCGGATGCCCTCCTCCACGCCTTTGGCCACTTTAAGGGGATTCTTTCCCCCAAGGAAAAGGCCCATTTCCTGGACCTTCTCGCGGATTTCCGGGAGGAAAGGGTGCCCCTCGAGGCCCCCCTGGCCCTCCTCAGGTCCTGGGCCTTGCGCTTCGGGGAGGGCTACCTGGAGGGCCAGGCCCTCTTTGAGCCCTACCCCAGGGCCCTCATGGATCTGAGGACCACCTAG
- a CDS encoding DUF72 domain-containing protein has protein sequence MAEIRVGTASWTDETLLASGWYPPEVRHHPEKRLRYYAEHFDTVEVDSTFYALPRREVVAKWAERTPAGFLFHVKAFSAFTGHGLEAQALPKDLRALLPRREGHLAQREVPKEVVEEAWNRFFAALEPLREAGKLGYLHFGLPPWTEPKPRSFQYLEHLAERARGYWVAVEFRNPRWYVAWGFVKRELQRLGLIHVSVDAPPHPEAPPRVLEPTHPVAVLRCHGRNADTWKGPHAKPYERFNWRYSAEELEDLAQATRTLAERAETVFVIFNNNYGTQGVEAAMGLKGLLGLGPPPWAGPRL, from the coding sequence ATGGCGGAAATCCGGGTGGGCACCGCCAGCTGGACGGACGAGACCCTCCTGGCCTCCGGTTGGTACCCGCCCGAGGTGCGCCACCACCCGGAAAAGCGCCTCCGGTACTACGCCGAGCACTTTGACACCGTGGAGGTGGACAGCACCTTCTACGCCCTGCCCCGGCGGGAGGTGGTGGCCAAGTGGGCGGAGAGGACACCAGCGGGCTTCCTCTTCCACGTGAAGGCCTTTTCCGCCTTTACGGGGCACGGCCTCGAGGCCCAAGCCCTCCCCAAGGACCTGCGCGCCCTCCTGCCCCGAAGGGAGGGACACCTGGCCCAGCGCGAGGTGCCCAAGGAGGTGGTGGAGGAGGCCTGGAACCGCTTCTTCGCCGCCCTGGAACCCCTGCGGGAAGCGGGCAAGCTCGGTTACCTGCACTTCGGCCTTCCCCCCTGGACCGAGCCCAAGCCCCGGAGCTTCCAGTACCTGGAGCACCTGGCGGAAAGGGCCAGGGGTTACTGGGTGGCGGTGGAGTTTCGCAACCCCAGGTGGTACGTGGCCTGGGGCTTCGTGAAGCGGGAGCTTCAGCGGCTTGGCCTCATCCACGTGAGCGTGGACGCCCCGCCCCACCCCGAGGCCCCGCCCCGGGTGCTGGAGCCCACCCACCCCGTGGCCGTTCTCCGGTGCCACGGGCGGAACGCCGACACCTGGAAGGGCCCCCACGCCAAGCCCTACGAGCGCTTCAACTGGCGCTATTCGGCGGAGGAGCTGGAGGACCTCGCCCAGGCCACCCGCACCCTGGCGGAAAGGGCGGAAACGGTCTTCGTCATCTTCAACAACAACTACGGCACCCAAGGGGTGGAGGCCGCCATGGGGCTTAAGGGCCTTTTGGGGCTCGGACCACCCCCTTGGGCCGGGCCGCGCCTTTAG
- the mntR gene encoding manganese-dependent transcriptional regulator MntR yields the protein MGRPPLSEAQEDYLKHLFLLEAERQGPVPTQALAERLGVKPPSVTEMLKKLTALGLVEHAPYQGARLTEAGRRVALEVLRHHRLLEAYLHQALGYGWDEVHQEAERLEHVISEAFEERIAELLGHPPFDPHGDPIPTKDLDLPEAPALPLSQAPLGEARVVRALAQDRGTLNLLAKLGLVPGKVLRVMETGDGVGVEVAGEVFRLPKELAQAVGVVALQERAP from the coding sequence ATGGGACGCCCTCCCCTGTCCGAGGCCCAGGAGGACTACCTGAAGCACCTTTTCCTCCTGGAGGCGGAAAGGCAAGGCCCGGTGCCCACCCAGGCCTTGGCCGAGCGGCTAGGGGTTAAACCTCCCTCGGTGACGGAGATGCTCAAGAAGCTCACCGCCCTGGGCCTGGTGGAGCACGCCCCCTACCAGGGGGCCCGGCTCACCGAGGCCGGGCGCCGGGTGGCCTTGGAGGTCCTAAGGCACCACCGGCTCCTCGAGGCCTACCTCCACCAGGCCCTGGGCTACGGTTGGGATGAGGTCCACCAGGAGGCGGAAAGGCTGGAGCACGTGATCAGCGAGGCCTTTGAGGAGAGGATCGCCGAGCTCTTGGGCCACCCCCCCTTTGACCCCCACGGGGACCCCATCCCCACCAAGGACCTGGACCTGCCGGAAGCCCCCGCCCTCCCCCTCTCCCAGGCCCCCCTGGGGGAAGCCCGGGTGGTGCGGGCCCTGGCCCAGGACCGGGGTACCCTCAACCTCCTGGCCAAGCTGGGCCTGGTTCCCGGAAAGGTCCTCCGGGTGATGGAAACGGGGGACGGGGTGGGCGTCGAGGTGGCCGGGGAGGTGTTCCGCCTCCCCAAGGAGCTGGCCCAGGCGGTGGGGGTGGTGGCCCTTCAGGAAAGGGCCCCGTAA
- a CDS encoding serine hydrolase domain-containing protein, whose protein sequence is MNVSRLDAFLTRQVAEGLLPGYVALVARGGEVVYQGVGGHLDPEGALPMREDALFRIYSLTKPWVSALALTFVEEGVLSLLDPVEKYLPGFSRLAVGREVGEEVALEPLRRPLTVYDLLRHTAGFTYGVFFRSPVKRLYLEAGVDRFDLSREAFLERLAALPLRFQPGEAFEYGLSTDVLGHLLEALSGESLAELLERRVFAPLGMRDSGFLAKDPARLARPFAQDPETGRSIRLIPVEAEPPRYAGGLGGVSTAWDYLRFLEALRTGQGFLHPSLCRLMTQDHLGPLYEAGLRRGLEYAPGPGYGFGLGVAVRLGHGGLAPGSPGDFYWWGFAGTYFLVDPAQELSALLFTQAPSLLSVLEPEKALHSRLGQRLGLAFRTLVYGALS, encoded by the coding sequence ATGAATGTTTCCCGGTTGGATGCCTTTTTGACCCGGCAGGTGGCCGAGGGCCTGCTTCCCGGATACGTGGCCCTGGTGGCCCGGGGGGGAGAGGTGGTCTACCAGGGGGTGGGAGGCCATCTGGACCCGGAAGGGGCCCTTCCCATGCGGGAGGACGCCCTTTTCCGCATTTACTCCCTGACCAAGCCCTGGGTTTCCGCCCTGGCCCTGACCTTTGTGGAGGAGGGGGTCCTTTCCCTCCTGGACCCGGTGGAGAAGTACCTGCCCGGCTTCTCCCGGCTTGCTGTGGGGCGGGAGGTGGGGGAGGAGGTGGCCCTCGAGCCCCTGAGGCGGCCCCTCACCGTCTACGACCTGCTGCGCCACACCGCGGGCTTCACCTACGGCGTCTTCTTCCGCTCCCCGGTGAAGCGGCTTTACCTAGAGGCGGGGGTGGACCGGTTTGACCTCTCCCGGGAGGCCTTCTTGGAGCGGCTCGCGGCTTTGCCCCTGCGCTTCCAGCCCGGGGAAGCCTTTGAGTACGGGCTTTCCACGGACGTGCTTGGGCACCTTTTGGAGGCGCTTTCGGGTGAAAGCCTGGCGGAGCTTTTGGAGAGGCGGGTGTTCGCTCCCTTGGGGATGCGGGATTCGGGCTTCCTGGCCAAGGACCCCGCCCGCTTGGCAAGGCCCTTTGCCCAGGACCCGGAAACGGGCAGGTCCATCCGCCTGATCCCGGTGGAGGCGGAGCCGCCCCGGTATGCGGGGGGCCTGGGCGGCGTCAGCACCGCCTGGGACTATCTGCGGTTCCTGGAGGCCCTGCGCACGGGACAGGGGTTCTTGCACCCCAGCCTTTGCCGCCTCATGACCCAGGACCACCTGGGCCCCCTTTACGAGGCCGGGTTGCGGCGGGGCCTGGAGTACGCTCCTGGGCCCGGCTACGGTTTCGGCCTGGGGGTGGCGGTGCGTCTGGGCCATGGGGGGCTAGCCCCGGGAAGCCCCGGGGACTTCTACTGGTGGGGGTTTGCCGGGACCTACTTCCTGGTGGACCCTGCCCAGGAACTGAGCGCCTTGCTCTTCACCCAGGCCCCCAGCCTCCTTTCCGTGCTGGAGCCGGAAAAGGCCCTGCACTCCCGGCTTGGGCAGCGGCTTGGCCTGGCCTTCCGCACCCTGGTTTACGGGGCCCTTTCCTGA
- a CDS encoding SDR family oxidoreductase: MRLKDKAVLITGAAHGIGRATLELFAREGARLVACDLEEGPLREAAEATGALAVPMDVADPLSVARGFARALEALGRLDGVVHYAGITRDNFHWKMPLEDWEAVLRVNLTGSFLVAKAASEAMRERNPGSIVLTSSRVYLGNLGQANYSASKAGVVGLTRTLALELGRYGIRVNALAPGFIETRMTAKVPEKVREKAIAATPLGRAGKPIEVAYAALFLVSDESSFITGQVLFVDGGRTIGAAPA; encoded by the coding sequence ATGCGGCTTAAGGATAAGGCGGTGCTGATCACCGGGGCGGCCCATGGGATCGGCCGGGCCACCCTGGAGCTCTTTGCCCGGGAGGGGGCCAGGCTGGTGGCCTGCGATCTGGAGGAGGGGCCGCTAAGGGAAGCGGCGGAGGCCACGGGGGCCTTGGCGGTTCCCATGGATGTGGCCGACCCCCTTTCCGTAGCGAGGGGGTTTGCCCGGGCCCTCGAGGCCCTGGGGCGCCTGGACGGGGTGGTGCACTATGCGGGCATCACCCGGGACAATTTCCACTGGAAGATGCCCCTGGAGGACTGGGAGGCGGTGTTGCGGGTCAACCTCACGGGAAGCTTCCTGGTGGCCAAGGCGGCCTCCGAGGCCATGCGGGAGCGCAACCCGGGTTCCATCGTGCTCACCAGCTCCCGGGTGTACCTGGGCAACCTGGGGCAGGCCAACTACTCGGCCTCCAAGGCGGGGGTGGTGGGGCTCACCCGTACCCTGGCCCTGGAGCTCGGGCGGTACGGGATCCGGGTGAACGCCCTGGCCCCGGGGTTCATTGAGACCCGCATGACCGCCAAGGTGCCGGAGAAGGTGCGGGAGAAGGCCATCGCCGCCACGCCCTTGGGCCGCGCGGGCAAACCCATAGAGGTGGCCTACGCCGCCCTTTTCCTGGTCTCGGACGAGTCCAGCTTCATCACCGGCCAGGTGCTCTTCGTGGACGGGGGAAGGACCATCGGGGCGGCTCCCGCGTGA